A part of Terriglobales bacterium genomic DNA contains:
- a CDS encoding cytidylate kinase-like family protein, protein MAIRNITIDREVGCGGVEIAAQLARRLNWKLIDKSLIFDIAKMAKVDVEAVKKLDEHPDPFFSRVSRLFWGGGAERGVLGADDFDCNKMCDLTRSVFVKAADEGERVIVGRGAPYHLASREDTFHVFLYAPREFKINRVRQYCTSHSHAERVIDTADRERAAFIHQHFHIHWPERHIYHMMLNTVVGEDAVVDVIVSAIGAVHTEDAPLQPVLVK, encoded by the coding sequence ATGGCTATACGCAACATCACTATCGACCGCGAAGTCGGGTGTGGCGGTGTTGAGATCGCTGCCCAGCTTGCCCGTCGTCTTAACTGGAAACTCATCGACAAGTCACTGATCTTCGACATCGCCAAAATGGCAAAGGTCGACGTCGAGGCGGTCAAGAAGCTCGACGAACATCCCGATCCCTTCTTTTCGCGTGTGAGCAGGTTGTTCTGGGGCGGAGGCGCAGAACGCGGGGTCCTCGGCGCCGACGATTTCGATTGCAACAAAATGTGCGACCTGACGCGTTCAGTTTTCGTTAAAGCGGCAGATGAAGGAGAGCGCGTAATTGTTGGACGTGGAGCTCCTTATCATCTAGCTAGTCGCGAAGACACATTTCATGTATTCCTTTACGCTCCCCGTGAGTTCAAGATCAACCGCGTGCGCCAGTACTGCACTTCGCATTCACACGCAGAACGCGTGATCGATACTGCCGATCGCGAGCGCGCAGCGTTCATCCACCAGCACTTCCACATTCACTGGCCTGAGCGTCACATCTATCACATGATGCTGAACACGGTTGTTGGCGAAGACGCGGTGGTCGATGTCATCGTTAGCGCCATCGGCGCGGTTCACACCGAAGATGCTCCGCTGCAACCGGTGCTGGTGAAGTAA
- a CDS encoding histidine phosphatase family protein, with amino-acid sequence MIDSKKEIWLMRHGETGWSAKGMHTSRTDLPLLPSGIRQAEELRDKLNGRKFALVLVSPMQRARETCRLAGYGDVARVTDDLKEWDYGAYEGRTTAAIRKDRPTWSLWRDGVSDGESVQHVGTRVQRVIEECLQVDGDVALFAHGHVLRILTAVWLELTPDRGQLFMLGTGTISILGFEHDYRVIKRWNSPQV; translated from the coding sequence ATGATCGACTCCAAAAAAGAAATCTGGCTGATGCGTCACGGCGAAACCGGATGGTCGGCCAAGGGTATGCATACTTCACGCACTGACCTGCCACTGCTGCCGAGCGGAATCCGCCAGGCAGAGGAGCTGCGAGACAAGCTGAACGGCCGCAAATTCGCGCTGGTGCTGGTGAGCCCCATGCAGCGCGCCAGAGAAACCTGTCGTCTGGCCGGCTATGGCGATGTTGCTCGCGTGACCGACGATCTTAAAGAATGGGACTACGGAGCGTATGAAGGCCGGACCACCGCAGCAATCCGCAAGGATCGTCCGACCTGGTCGCTGTGGCGCGACGGAGTTAGCGACGGCGAGTCGGTTCAGCACGTAGGCACGCGCGTTCAGCGGGTCATCGAAGAATGTCTCCAAGTCGATGGAGATGTTGCTTTATTCGCACACGGTCACGTACTGAGAATTCTCACTGCGGTGTGGCTGGAGCTTACGCCTGATCGGGGCCAGCTATTTATGCTCGGTACAGGGACGATTAGTATTCTGGGATTTGAGCACGACTACCGCGTCATCAAACGCTGGAACTCTCCGCAGGTTTAG